A window of the Palaeococcus ferrophilus DSM 13482 genome harbors these coding sequences:
- a CDS encoding LamG domain-containing protein, which translates to MSVDSFSVQEMTKMTVVAWVYLDSAPNTRRAIIQHGANIWAVYAYSNGWGLVYKNDTAGLEKKYSVSVTWQVGRWYMLGMVFDSGTIEFYMDGELVSTQTAEDTHIPAYAGQLSIGSYWKGLEASLPGKIDEVRFYENVALSPDEIKLLYLAGRKKLSEPANFRQIFSPLMDLTRDRATFYAGLEVSTSDPSGYVPVPESAVNMSITSAEKLQSDYTNAPFYYQGHYWYRADKIQFNLPIQFETVRTNGDFDDVIILDEDQKTYVYEREFKVTNPTAAKLNIVYSLDPTELGFSVLQYPEFELDGVRMVSWRPDENSSELYLIRTDTLDPGEISTHWIKSIWTLGKEELNFPAKLEDFRNILDWQTAQKMAENAVKGKADTWVRVIKISSNADVSNVTIYVPLKDVEDVDDVVEAVALTGSRATLQVEELDDGTIAVKVPADAFVSGEAEIKVFYNKETSWWKSILDRIMGMVKMIKSFFGFGGG; encoded by the coding sequence GTGTCGGTTGATTCGTTTAGTGTTCAGGAAATGACAAAAATGACAGTCGTAGCTTGGGTCTACTTGGATTCAGCCCCCAACACAAGAAGGGCGATAATTCAACACGGGGCGAATATATGGGCAGTATATGCATATTCAAACGGTTGGGGGCTTGTTTACAAGAATGACACAGCAGGTTTGGAGAAAAAATACTCTGTGAGTGTCACATGGCAGGTAGGCAGGTGGTACATGCTCGGGATGGTATTTGACAGTGGAACAATTGAGTTTTATATGGACGGGGAGTTGGTATCAACGCAAACAGCAGAAGACACGCATATTCCAGCGTACGCGGGACAGCTCTCAATTGGTTCATATTGGAAGGGGTTAGAGGCATCTCTCCCGGGCAAGATTGACGAAGTACGCTTCTATGAGAATGTTGCCCTCTCCCCTGACGAAATCAAGCTTCTCTATCTTGCCGGTCGCAAGAAGCTCTCCGAACCCGCCAACTTCCGCCAGATCTTCAGCCCGCTCATGGACCTCACGAGGGACAGGGCGACCTTCTACGCCGGCCTCGAAGTCTCGACAAGCGACCCGAGCGGCTACGTGCCCGTGCCAGAGTCGGCGGTCAACATGAGCATCACGAGCGCCGAGAAGCTCCAGAGCGACTACACGAATGCCCCATTTTACTATCAGGGCCACTACTGGTACCGCGCCGACAAGATCCAGTTCAACCTGCCGATCCAGTTTGAGACCGTCCGCACAAATGGCGACTTCGATGACGTCATAATACTTGATGAGGATCAGAAGACATATGTCTATGAGCGCGAGTTCAAGGTCACGAACCCCACTGCCGCGAAGTTGAACATTGTCTATTCTCTCGACCCGACCGAGCTCGGCTTTTCCGTGCTCCAGTATCCAGAATTCGAGCTGGACGGGGTCCGTATGGTCTCTTGGAGACCCGATGAGAACTCAAGCGAGCTCTACCTCATCCGCACCGACACCCTTGACCCTGGCGAAATCTCAACGCACTGGATCAAGAGCATCTGGACTCTTGGGAAGGAGGAGCTGAACTTCCCGGCGAAGCTCGAGGACTTTAGAAACATCCTCGACTGGCAGACGGCCCAAAAGATGGCAGAGAATGCCGTGAAAGGAAAAGCGGACACTTGGGTCAGGGTCATCAAGATCTCAAGCAATGCTGACGTCTCAAACGTGACGATATACGTGCCCTTGAAGGACGTCGAGGACGTGGATGACGTAGTCGAGGCCGTCGCCTTAACCGGCTCAAGGGCGACCTTGCAAGTCGAGGAGCTTGACGATGGCACCATCGCCGTCAAGGTTCCAGCTGATGCCTTCGTGAGCGGTGAGGCTGAGATCAAGGTCTTCTACAACAAGGAGACGAGCTGGTGGAAGAGCATCCTTGACAGGATTATGGGCATGGTCAAGATGATCAAGAGCTTTTTCGGCTTTGGAGGTGGCTGA